In Bacillus sp. DX3.1, the following proteins share a genomic window:
- a CDS encoding thiolase family protein translates to MKRDVVIVEAIRTPVGKRNGAFRLLHPVQLAAVALGEITKRGNIEKGLVEDIVMGCVTPINEQGFNIGRLSALEAGFPITVPAVTINRLCGSGQQAIHFAAQEIKSGDMDITIAAGVEHMTKVPILSDGNEQTIPNSLHEKYQFVHQGVSAEMIAEKYGITREQLDTYALESHRRALQAIESRHFQREIVPLRGVDKEGNEILVENDEGPRRDTSYEALANLKTVFKENGAITAGNASQISDGAAAILLMDSEKAKELGCKARARIVNQVVVGSDPTIMLDGVIPATKKVLQKSNLAIHDMDVVEINEAFASVVLAWQKEMEADLQKVNVNGGAIALGHPLGATGAKLMTSLLHELERRKGRYGLLTICIGHGMSTAMIIERM, encoded by the coding sequence ATGAAGCGGGACGTTGTCATTGTTGAAGCTATACGTACGCCAGTTGGTAAAAGAAATGGTGCGTTTCGTTTACTTCACCCAGTGCAACTTGCGGCAGTTGCACTGGGTGAAATAACAAAACGGGGGAATATAGAGAAAGGACTCGTAGAAGATATTGTTATGGGGTGTGTAACGCCAATTAACGAGCAAGGTTTTAATATTGGGAGACTTTCGGCACTTGAAGCGGGTTTTCCTATTACAGTTCCAGCGGTAACGATTAATCGGCTTTGTGGTTCTGGGCAACAAGCTATTCACTTTGCCGCGCAAGAAATTAAATCAGGGGATATGGACATTACGATTGCGGCTGGTGTTGAACATATGACGAAAGTTCCTATTTTAAGTGATGGAAATGAACAGACAATCCCAAATAGTCTTCATGAAAAGTATCAATTTGTGCATCAAGGTGTATCTGCTGAGATGATTGCTGAAAAATATGGCATTACCCGTGAACAGTTAGATACTTATGCGCTAGAAAGTCATAGACGAGCACTTCAAGCTATTGAATCTAGACACTTTCAGCGAGAAATTGTACCACTGCGCGGTGTAGATAAAGAAGGTAATGAAATATTAGTTGAAAATGATGAAGGTCCGAGAAGGGATACTTCTTACGAAGCGTTAGCCAATTTAAAAACAGTATTTAAAGAAAATGGAGCGATTACAGCAGGGAATGCAAGTCAAATTAGTGATGGTGCTGCAGCAATCTTGCTGATGGATAGTGAAAAAGCTAAAGAGCTAGGTTGTAAAGCGCGTGCTCGTATTGTTAATCAAGTGGTTGTTGGTTCTGATCCGACGATAATGCTTGATGGCGTTATCCCTGCGACGAAAAAAGTGTTGCAAAAATCAAATTTAGCAATTCATGATATGGATGTTGTAGAAATCAATGAAGCATTTGCATCGGTTGTTTTAGCATGGCAAAAGGAAATGGAAGCAGATTTACAAAAGGTGAATGTTAACGGTGGTGCGATTGCATTAGGCCATCCACTTGGGGCAACTGGTGCAAAATTAATGACTTCTCTTCTTCATGAATTGGAGAGGCGGAAGGGAAGGTACGGCCTACTGACAATTTGCATCGGACATGGGATGTCAACAGCGATGATAATTGAAAGAATGTGA
- the ytpR gene encoding YtpR family tRNA-binding protein, with amino-acid sequence MNEVNVFYNLEGIGDTLIVALQDITLENRTFDRKGDVARVFDRESNVTAGFNIFNVSSYVEVNEVGHITLTKELVEKVNEILEKNGFEEKVEADLSPKFVVGYVAEKEKHPNADKLNICKVEIGTDTLQIVCGAPNVDAGQKVVVAKIGAVMPSGMLIKPAELRGIPSAGMICSARELELPDAPQEKGILVLEDGYEVGQEFTF; translated from the coding sequence ATGAACGAAGTGAACGTTTTTTACAACCTTGAAGGAATTGGCGATACATTAATTGTTGCCTTGCAAGATATTACATTAGAAAATCGTACATTTGACCGCAAAGGAGATGTTGCACGCGTTTTTGATCGTGAAAGCAACGTAACAGCAGGATTTAACATTTTCAATGTATCTTCTTATGTAGAGGTAAATGAAGTTGGACATATTACATTAACAAAAGAGCTTGTTGAAAAAGTAAATGAAATTCTAGAAAAGAATGGCTTTGAAGAGAAAGTGGAAGCAGATCTTTCACCGAAATTTGTTGTTGGCTATGTAGCAGAGAAAGAAAAACATCCAAATGCAGATAAGCTAAATATCTGTAAAGTAGAAATTGGCACAGACACATTACAAATCGTATGTGGTGCACCAAACGTTGATGCGGGACAAAAAGTTGTTGTCGCAAAAATCGGTGCTGTAATGCCAAGTGGTATGCTAATTAAGCCAGCTGAGCTTCGCGGTATTCCATCCGCTGGAATGATTTGCTCTGCACGTGAATTAGAGCTTCCGGATGCTCCGCAAGAAAAAGGAATTCTTGTGTTAGAAGATGGCTATGAAGTTGGACAAGAGTTTACATTTTAA
- a CDS encoding DNA translocase FtsK, which translates to MLDWMKKLFNKEEQQEEKTVVNKETSIQTEGKPRIPRVNHYTEVREAQMSSRNAGVKCRFPLIPDEGFAEENVEETLHFQQQFVQRPTSNRERRRHRHVEVEQTDTVIEPVVEHVVKKTSIPVQESSRRPFRPTEMISPIFGYNRPSVENQEVQEEENGLEDLEICVEGKAVVDAWLEKKGYSLSDVSAAPNQSSEKQQQEDMPEHDAAEQQKSSTEEQSVVDKWLEKNGYVSDLTASEEQEDVDAFAHSSAISVEKQIGEHESTEVGKKEHTVGTIHSAEHESDVVALSQHGDEVEEESLQDEVIDPTVESMNTALTEENECKKEIKEESEEEVLVEAVEESEEEVLVEAVEESEEEVLVEAVEESEEEVLVEAVEESEEEVLVEAVEESEEEVLVEAVEESEEEVLVEAVEESEEEVLVEAVEEPEEEVLVEAVEESEEEVLVEAVEESEEEVLVETVEEPEEEVLVETVEESEEEVLVEAVEESEEEVLVETVEEPEEEVLVETVEEPEEEVLVEAVEESEEEVLVETVEEPEEEVLVEAVEESEEEVLVEAVEESEEEVLVEAVEESEEEASVETAEEPEEEMPVQVSEESIEQESLEGTIIIEQTVISAQETIVSETERSVLQPSAVADEQTKEAVQNFADVLIEEAEEKQEVVLEQPVKQIEEPKREKKRHVPFNVVMLKQDKRKLIEKNVAGMKVSQAPTQQIVKQESNTFAEQTYVKEQPVQQVEAETFAKEQPVQQVEAETFAKEQLAQQVVVETFAKEQPVQQVVVEALVKEQPVQQVVVETFAKEQPVQQAVAETQATQGQEKEYVVKQQEHHDIRNVLQTPPKYEFPSLTLLTIPSQSTTNNTEWLEEQKELLNTTFNNFHVGANVVNVTQGPAVTRFEVQPEPGVKVNKITNLSDDIKLNLAARDIRIEAPIPGKSAVGIEVPNKESKPVFLREILRSPVFTKSESPLTVALGLDISGAPIVTDLRKMPHGLIAGATGSGKSVCINAILTSILYKAKPHEVKLMLIDPKMVELAPYNSIPHLVAPVITDVKAATVALKWAVEEMERRYELFAHAGARDLTRYNTIMSGQEIPGETLPYIVIVIDELADLMMVAPGDVEEAICRIAQKARACGIHLVVATQRPSVDVITGLIKSNIPTRIAFTVSSQVDSRTIIDIGGAEKLLGRGDMLFLGNGTSKPVRVQGVYVSDEEIEKSVAHVKSQMKPNYLFKQDDLLAKTEQHEAEDELFFDACQFVVDQGGASTSSVQRRFRIGYNRAARLIEEMEAQGIISEARGTKPRDVLITEDEFAAMQDTNV; encoded by the coding sequence ATGTTAGATTGGATGAAAAAGCTGTTTAACAAAGAGGAACAACAGGAAGAAAAAACAGTGGTTAATAAAGAAACATCGATACAAACTGAAGGTAAGCCAAGAATTCCTCGTGTAAACCACTACACTGAAGTAAGAGAAGCGCAAATGTCTAGTCGAAATGCAGGTGTAAAATGCCGTTTCCCATTAATACCTGATGAGGGATTCGCTGAGGAGAATGTAGAAGAAACGTTGCATTTTCAGCAGCAGTTTGTACAACGACCAACATCGAATAGGGAGAGACGTAGGCACCGACATGTAGAAGTAGAACAAACCGATACAGTTATAGAGCCGGTAGTTGAACATGTCGTGAAGAAGACTTCTATACCAGTACAAGAGAGTAGCCGAAGACCGTTTCGTCCAACAGAAATGATTTCGCCTATCTTTGGATATAATCGTCCATCGGTAGAAAATCAGGAGGTTCAGGAGGAAGAAAACGGACTGGAAGATCTTGAAATATGCGTAGAAGGAAAAGCAGTCGTTGATGCTTGGTTGGAGAAAAAAGGATATTCTCTGTCTGATGTATCAGCAGCACCTAATCAATCTTCCGAGAAGCAGCAACAAGAGGATATGCCAGAACATGATGCTGCGGAACAACAAAAGAGCTCGACAGAAGAGCAATCAGTTGTTGATAAATGGCTGGAGAAAAACGGTTATGTTTCCGATCTTACTGCATCAGAGGAACAGGAAGATGTGGATGCATTTGCTCATTCTAGTGCAATCTCAGTTGAAAAACAAATTGGAGAGCACGAAAGCACAGAGGTAGGAAAAAAAGAGCATACTGTTGGAACCATACATTCGGCTGAGCATGAATCAGATGTAGTGGCGTTATCACAACATGGTGACGAAGTGGAGGAAGAATCTTTACAAGATGAAGTAATAGATCCTACTGTAGAGAGTATGAATACAGCATTAACAGAAGAAAATGAGTGTAAGAAAGAAATAAAAGAAGAATCCGAGGAAGAAGTGCTAGTTGAAGCAGTAGAAGAATCCGAGGAAGAAGTGCTAGTTGAAGCAGTAGAAGAATCCGAGGAAGAAGTGCTAGTTGAAGCAGTAGAAGAATCCGAGGAAGAAGTGCTAGTTGAAGCAGTAGAAGAATCCGAGGAAGAAGTGCTAGTTGAAGCAGTAGAAGAATCTGAGGAAGAAGTGCTAGTTGAAGCAGTAGAAGAATCTGAGGAAGAAGTGCTAGTTGAAGCAGTAGAAGAATCCGAGGAAGAAGTGCTAGTTGAAGCAGTAGAAGAACCTGAGGAAGAAGTGCTAGTTGAAGCAGTAGAAGAATCCGAGGAAGAAGTGCTAGTTGAAGCAGTAGAAGAATCCGAGGAAGAAGTGCTAGTTGAAACAGTAGAAGAACCTGAGGAAGAAGTGCTAGTTGAAACAGTAGAAGAATCCGAGGAAGAAGTGCTAGTTGAAGCAGTAGAAGAATCCGAGGAAGAAGTGCTAGTTGAAACAGTAGAAGAACCTGAGGAAGAAGTGCTAGTTGAAACAGTAGAAGAACCTGAGGAAGAAGTGCTAGTTGAAGCAGTAGAAGAATCCGAGGAAGAAGTGCTAGTTGAAACAGTAGAAGAACCTGAGGAAGAAGTGCTAGTTGAAGCAGTAGAAGAATCCGAGGAAGAAGTGCTAGTTGAAGCAGTAGAAGAATCCGAGGAAGAAGTGCTAGTTGAAGCAGTAGAAGAATCCGAGGAAGAAGCGTCCGTTGAAACAGCCGAAGAACCGGAAGAAGAGATGCCTGTTCAAGTAAGCGAAGAATCAATAGAGCAAGAGTCTTTAGAAGGCACAATTATCATAGAACAAACGGTGATTTCTGCACAAGAGACAATCGTTTCTGAAACAGAAAGAAGTGTGTTACAACCGTCTGCCGTAGCAGATGAACAAACAAAAGAAGCTGTTCAAAATTTTGCAGATGTATTAATAGAAGAAGCAGAAGAGAAACAAGAAGTTGTTTTGGAGCAGCCTGTGAAGCAAATAGAAGAACCGAAGCGTGAGAAAAAGCGTCATGTACCATTTAATGTTGTGATGTTAAAACAAGATAAACGTAAACTTATAGAGAAAAATGTAGCAGGAATGAAAGTATCACAAGCTCCTACACAACAAATTGTGAAGCAGGAATCAAATACTTTTGCTGAGCAAACATATGTGAAAGAGCAACCAGTACAACAAGTGGAAGCAGAAACGTTTGCAAAAGAGCAACCAGTACAACAAGTGGAAGCAGAAACGTTTGCAAAAGAGCAACTAGCACAACAAGTGGTAGTAGAAACGTTTGCGAAAGAGCAACCAGTACAACAAGTGGTAGTAGAAGCGCTTGTGAAAGAGCAACCAGTACAACAAGTGGTAGTAGAAACGTTTGCGAAAGAGCAACCAGTACAACAAGCAGTAGCAGAAACACAAGCTACACAAGGGCAAGAAAAAGAGTACGTTGTAAAACAACAAGAGCATCATGATATACGTAATGTTTTACAAACGCCGCCAAAATATGAATTCCCATCGTTAACACTTTTGACGATTCCGAGTCAGTCGACAACGAATAATACGGAATGGTTAGAAGAACAAAAGGAATTATTAAATACAACATTTAATAATTTTCATGTGGGGGCTAATGTTGTAAATGTAACACAAGGACCCGCTGTAACTCGTTTTGAAGTGCAACCGGAACCTGGCGTGAAAGTAAATAAAATTACAAACTTAAGTGATGATATTAAATTAAACTTAGCGGCGCGAGACATCCGAATTGAAGCACCAATTCCAGGGAAGAGTGCAGTCGGAATTGAAGTGCCAAATAAAGAAAGTAAGCCGGTATTTCTACGAGAAATTTTGAGAAGTCCTGTGTTTACAAAGAGTGAATCACCGCTCACAGTTGCGCTTGGACTTGATATTTCTGGAGCACCAATCGTAACAGATCTTCGTAAGATGCCGCACGGATTGATTGCCGGTGCGACTGGATCAGGGAAAAGTGTATGTATTAACGCGATATTAACGAGCATTTTATATAAGGCGAAACCGCATGAAGTGAAGTTGATGCTTATTGATCCGAAAATGGTTGAACTGGCACCGTATAACTCTATACCACATCTCGTTGCACCGGTTATTACTGATGTGAAGGCAGCAACAGTAGCGTTAAAATGGGCTGTAGAGGAAATGGAACGTCGCTATGAATTATTTGCACATGCAGGTGCACGTGATTTAACTCGTTATAACACGATTATGAGTGGACAGGAGATTCCAGGTGAGACATTACCGTATATTGTGATTGTCATTGATGAGTTAGCAGATTTAATGATGGTCGCTCCTGGTGATGTAGAAGAAGCAATCTGCCGCATCGCTCAAAAAGCACGTGCTTGTGGAATTCATTTAGTAGTTGCAACGCAGCGTCCTTCTGTGGATGTTATTACAGGCTTAATTAAGTCAAACATTCCAACGCGTATTGCATTTACGGTATCATCGCAAGTAGATTCACGTACGATCATTGATATTGGTGGAGCCGAAAAATTACTTGGTCGTGGTGATATGCTATTTTTAGGAAACGGTACGTCAAAACCAGTTCGTGTGCAAGGGGTATACGTTTCAGATGAAGAAATTGAAAAATCGGTCGCTCATGTGAAAAGCCAAATGAAACCAAATTATTTATTTAAGCAAGACGATTTGTTGGCAAAAACAGAACAACATGAAGCGGAAGATGAGCTGTTTTTTGATGCTTGTCAATTTGTTGTAGACCAAGGGGGAGCGTCCACATCTTCTGTGCAGAGAAGATTCCGCATCGGCTATAATCGTGCGGCACGTCTTATTGAAGAGATGGAAGCACAAGGGATTATTTCAGAAGCACGCGGAACAAAACCGAGGGATGTCCTTATTACAGAAGATGAATTTGCTGCTATGCAGGATACGAATGTATAA
- a CDS encoding DUF1444 domain-containing protein, with the protein MKMTSKKMKEELMTRLARPEWEFHYDSEKDTLRIEQKDTKKGINVSLPGVVAKWEVKKETAIEEVAYYVEEALLAMHKEESSAAKILPVIRSTSFPKQAEEGNPFVMTDHTAETRIYYALDSNKTYRLIDERLLQKLGLTEQQVREMALFNVRSLSHTFKQDEVAGNTFYFLNTNDGYDASRILNESLLQTMREKISGDMVVAVPHQDVLIVADIVNEIGYDIIAQMTMKFFAEGHVPITSLSFVYEDGDFEPIFILAKNRKQTNGKEKG; encoded by the coding sequence ATGAAAATGACAAGTAAAAAGATGAAAGAAGAGTTAATGACTAGATTGGCTCGTCCAGAATGGGAATTTCATTATGATAGCGAAAAAGATACACTTCGTATTGAACAAAAAGATACGAAAAAAGGAATTAACGTTTCGCTCCCAGGAGTTGTGGCAAAATGGGAAGTGAAAAAAGAAACTGCGATTGAAGAGGTTGCGTATTACGTAGAAGAGGCATTGCTTGCTATGCATAAAGAAGAAAGTAGTGCAGCAAAAATTTTACCGGTTATTCGCTCTACTTCTTTTCCAAAGCAAGCGGAAGAAGGAAATCCATTCGTAATGACGGATCATACAGCAGAAACGCGCATTTATTATGCATTAGACTCGAATAAAACGTATCGACTCATTGATGAGCGCTTATTACAAAAACTAGGACTTACAGAGCAGCAAGTACGTGAGATGGCATTGTTTAACGTTCGTTCATTAAGTCATACGTTTAAACAAGATGAAGTAGCGGGAAATACATTTTATTTCCTAAATACAAATGATGGCTATGATGCGAGTCGTATTTTAAATGAATCGTTATTACAAACGATGCGTGAGAAGATTTCTGGCGACATGGTTGTGGCTGTTCCGCACCAAGATGTATTAATTGTTGCTGATATCGTGAACGAAATCGGTTATGATATTATTGCACAAATGACAATGAAGTTTTTTGCAGAAGGTCATGTTCCGATTACATCACTTTCATTCGTATATGAAGATGGGGACTTTGAGCCAATCTTTATTTTAGCGAAAAATCGGAAGCAGACAAATGGAAAAGAGAAAGGATGA
- a CDS encoding 3-hydroxyacyl-CoA dehydrogenase family protein yields the protein MIQNIGVIGVGIMGSGIVQALAMGGKYVKMYDVSEESLQKAYGAITTSLSRFVNAGRMTEEDKNSILTHITSTVILEEACQNVELVIEAVPEKLQLKKDIFQKLDLYTSQSTILATNTSELSVTAIASVTNRPEKVVGMHWFNPAPVMKLVEIVRGVVTAESTIQAVRTVSEESGKETVVVKDMQGFVTSRAIAIHMLECMRMYEEGIASKEDIDKAIKLGLNYPMGPFALADYVGLDTMLFASEGLMEAFGDRFRAPQTLVKLVEAGHLGRKTGKGFYDYQKGKVGEKI from the coding sequence ATGATTCAAAATATCGGAGTAATTGGTGTAGGGATTATGGGGAGTGGGATTGTCCAAGCGTTAGCGATGGGCGGCAAATATGTGAAAATGTATGACGTATCAGAAGAAAGTTTACAAAAAGCGTATGGAGCTATTACGACAAGCTTGAGTCGGTTCGTGAACGCAGGGCGTATGACAGAGGAAGATAAGAATAGCATTCTAACTCATATTACTTCTACAGTTATATTGGAAGAAGCTTGTCAAAATGTAGAGCTTGTTATTGAAGCGGTACCAGAAAAATTACAGTTAAAGAAGGATATTTTTCAAAAGCTAGATTTGTATACATCGCAATCTACTATTCTAGCAACGAATACGTCAGAATTAAGTGTAACTGCGATTGCCAGTGTAACAAATCGTCCAGAAAAAGTAGTGGGGATGCATTGGTTTAATCCTGCTCCTGTTATGAAGCTTGTTGAAATTGTACGAGGAGTGGTTACGGCAGAAAGTACGATACAAGCAGTAAGAACAGTGTCAGAAGAAAGCGGGAAAGAAACGGTTGTTGTGAAAGATATGCAGGGATTTGTGACGTCACGGGCAATTGCTATTCATATGTTAGAGTGCATGCGTATGTATGAAGAAGGAATCGCAAGTAAAGAGGACATTGATAAGGCGATTAAGCTTGGTTTGAACTATCCAATGGGACCATTTGCATTAGCAGATTATGTAGGGCTAGATACGATGCTATTTGCGAGCGAAGGACTAATGGAAGCATTTGGTGATAGGTTTAGAGCACCGCAAACACTTGTGAAACTTGTAGAAGCAGGACATCTTGGAAGAAAGACTGGGAAAGGTTTTTATGATTATCAAAAAGGGAAAGTAGGCGAGAAAATATGA
- a CDS encoding thioredoxin family protein produces the protein MKSLESMEQFQELKNEEKVIFMFSAEWCPDCRFIDPFMPEVEEKYNDFLFYYVDRDEFIDLCVKLDVFGIPSFVAYNKGEETGRYVNKDRKTQEQIEEFIEGLK, from the coding sequence ATGAAATCATTAGAAAGCATGGAGCAATTTCAAGAGTTAAAAAATGAAGAGAAAGTCATTTTTATGTTTTCAGCAGAATGGTGCCCAGATTGCCGTTTTATTGACCCATTTATGCCAGAAGTAGAAGAAAAATATAATGACTTCTTATTTTACTATGTAGATCGTGATGAATTTATTGATCTCTGTGTAAAACTAGATGTATTTGGCATTCCAAGTTTTGTAGCGTACAATAAAGGTGAAGAAACTGGACGCTATGTAAATAAAGATCGAAAAACACAAGAGCAAATCGAAGAGTTTATTGAAGGTTTAAAATAA
- a CDS encoding M42 family metallopeptidase produces the protein MNKETLELFRTLTELQGTSGFEHDVRHFMKQELSKYADEIVQDGLGSVFGLKKGDENGPRVLVAGHMDEVGFMVTQITKNGMIRFQTLGGWWSQVLLAQRVQIMTKNGPIIGVIGSIPPHLLSDAQRAKPMDMKNMLIDIGADSYEQALEIGVKPGQQIVPICPFTPMANEKKIMAKAWDNRYGCGLAIELLKELKDETLPNTLYSGATVQEEVGLRGAQTAANMIQPDIFYALDASPANDASGDTTQFGQLGKGALLRIYDRTMVTHRGMREFILDTAETHNIPYQYFISQGGTDAGRVHTSNSGIPSAVIGVCARYIHTHASILHVDDYAAAKELITKLVKATDKTTLETIKNNA, from the coding sequence GTGAATAAAGAGACATTAGAATTATTTCGTACATTAACAGAATTACAAGGTACTTCAGGATTTGAACATGATGTACGCCACTTTATGAAACAAGAGTTAAGTAAATATGCAGATGAAATTGTACAAGACGGCTTAGGTAGTGTGTTCGGTTTGAAAAAAGGGGATGAAAACGGCCCACGCGTTCTTGTGGCTGGTCATATGGATGAAGTTGGCTTTATGGTCACGCAAATTACAAAAAACGGGATGATTCGTTTTCAAACGCTAGGCGGCTGGTGGAGTCAAGTATTGCTAGCGCAGCGTGTACAAATTATGACGAAAAATGGACCAATCATTGGGGTTATTGGTTCTATCCCACCTCATTTATTAAGTGACGCGCAGCGTGCTAAACCGATGGATATGAAAAATATGTTAATCGATATCGGTGCAGATAGCTATGAGCAAGCACTTGAAATTGGTGTAAAGCCAGGACAGCAAATCGTTCCAATTTGTCCATTTACGCCAATGGCAAACGAAAAGAAAATCATGGCGAAAGCTTGGGACAACCGCTATGGTTGTGGTCTTGCGATTGAATTATTAAAAGAGTTAAAAGATGAAACATTGCCAAACACGTTATACTCTGGTGCAACTGTTCAAGAAGAAGTAGGTCTCCGCGGGGCACAAACAGCTGCTAATATGATTCAGCCAGATATTTTCTATGCGCTTGATGCAAGTCCTGCAAATGATGCATCTGGTGATACAACGCAGTTCGGTCAGTTAGGAAAAGGAGCACTGCTTCGTATTTATGACCGTACAATGGTAACACATAGAGGAATGCGTGAATTTATTTTAGATACAGCAGAAACACATAATATTCCGTACCAATACTTCATTTCACAAGGTGGTACAGATGCAGGTCGTGTACATACAAGCAACTCGGGTATTCCATCAGCAGTAATTGGTGTTTGTGCTCGTTACATTCATACACATGCTTCTATCTTACATGTTGATGATTATGCGGCAGCAAAAGAATTGATTACGAAGCTTGTAAAAGCAACAGATAAAACAACATTAGAAACAATTAAAAACAACGCTTAA
- a CDS encoding PepSY domain-containing protein: protein MNWKGLLAGLGVGFAAGYLVANKVQEQSHISSEKALKMAKQALSHKGEVTGSWVHMVPETFEKYDVAYEVYRGGLTTMINDIQERFEFLVDAKTGTVLEVKAA, encoded by the coding sequence ATGAACTGGAAGGGTTTACTAGCTGGTCTTGGAGTAGGATTTGCAGCTGGTTATCTTGTTGCAAACAAAGTTCAAGAACAATCCCATATTTCTTCAGAAAAAGCATTAAAAATGGCGAAACAAGCATTAAGTCATAAAGGTGAAGTTACTGGCTCTTGGGTACATATGGTTCCAGAGACATTTGAAAAATACGATGTCGCATACGAAGTATATCGTGGCGGTCTCACAACAATGATAAATGACATACAAGAACGATTTGAATTTTTAGTAGATGCAAAAACAGGTACTGTTTTAGAAGTAAAAGCTGCTTAA
- a CDS encoding DUF84 family protein yields MKVAVGSKNQTKVGAVKEVWKEVSITSISVPSGVAAQPFSDEETMQGAINRAKRALQEERADIGIGLEGGVMKTNHGLFMCNWGALATSEGKVFVAGGARIKLPDDFLAPLESGKELSEVIEAFVKRKDIRSHEGAIGIFTDHYVDRTQLFVHVVKLLVGQYKYDEKQA; encoded by the coding sequence ATGAAAGTAGCAGTCGGATCGAAAAATCAAACAAAAGTAGGAGCGGTAAAAGAAGTATGGAAAGAGGTAAGTATTACTTCAATTTCTGTTCCTTCAGGAGTAGCAGCGCAGCCATTTTCTGATGAAGAAACGATGCAAGGGGCAATCAATAGAGCGAAGCGAGCACTGCAAGAAGAACGAGCTGATATCGGAATTGGACTAGAAGGCGGCGTAATGAAAACAAATCACGGTTTATTTATGTGCAACTGGGGAGCTTTAGCGACGAGTGAAGGGAAAGTGTTTGTTGCAGGCGGAGCGAGAATTAAGTTGCCAGATGATTTTCTTGCCCCTCTTGAAAGTGGAAAAGAGCTAAGTGAAGTAATAGAGGCATTTGTAAAGCGGAAAGATATTCGTAGCCATGAAGGGGCAATTGGAATCTTCACAGATCATTACGTCGATCGGACACAATTATTTGTACACGTTGTAAAGCTATTAGTTGGGCAATATAAGTATGATGAAAAACAAGCATAA